In Camelus bactrianus isolate YW-2024 breed Bactrian camel chromosome 10, ASM4877302v1, whole genome shotgun sequence, a genomic segment contains:
- the OR10Q1 gene encoding olfactory receptor 10Q1, giving the protein MFAWSPDVNQSGPTEFVFRVFTTVPELQALLFLLFLLLYLMILCGNTAIIWAVRAHSSLRTPMYFFLSNLSFLEICYTSVVVPLMLSNILGAQKPIPLAGCGAQMFFFVTLGSTDCFLLAVMAYDRYVAIRHPLHYALIMTQKLCVQMVVCALGLALFLSLQLTSLIFTLPFCGHRREINHFLCDVPPVLRLACADTRVHQAVLYVVGILVLTVPFLLICVSYVFITSAILCIRSAEGRRRAFSTCSSHLAVVLLQYGCCSLVYLRPRSSTSEDEDRQIALVYTFVTPLLNPLIYTLRNKDVKGALRSAIISKAASDTS; this is encoded by the coding sequence ATGTTTGCTTGGAGCCCTGACGTCAACCAGTCCGGCCCCACCGAGTTTGTGTTCCGAGTCTTCACCACTGTCCCTGAACTCCAGGCCCTCctgttcctcctcttcctcctcctctacctCATGATCCTTTGCGGCAACACCGCCATCATCTGGGCGGTGCGCGCACACAGCtccctccgcacccccatgtacttcttcctgtcCAATCTGTCCTTCCTGGAAATCTGCTACACCTCTGTGGTGGTGCCTTTGATGCTGTCCAACATTTTGGGGGCCCAGAAGCCCATACCCCTGGCTGGCTGTGGGGCCCAAATGTTCTTTTTCGTCACCCTTGGCAGCACTGACTGCTTCCTCCTGGCAGTCATGGCGTAcgaccgctacgtggccatccGCCACCCTCTGCACTACGCTCTCATCATGACCCAGAAGCTGTGCGTCCAGATGGTGGTCTGCGCCCTGGGCCTCGCCCTCTTCCTGAGCCTGCAGCTCACATCCTTAATCTTCACCCTGCCCTTCTGCGGGCACCGCCGGGAAATCAACCACTTCCTCTGCGACGTGCCTCCGGTCCTAAGGCTGGCCTGCGCTGACACCCGCGTGCACCAGGCCGTCCTCTACGTGGTGGGCATCCTCGTGCTGACCGTCCCCTTCCTGCTTATCTGTGTCTCCTACGTGTTCATCACCTCCGCCATCCTGTGCATCCGCTCTGCGGAGGGCCGCCGCCgggccttctccacctgctcctcgCACCTCGCCGTGGTCCTGCTGCAGTACGGCTGTTGCAGCCTGGTCTACCTGCGTCCGCGGTCCAGCACGTCAGAGGATGAGGACCGCCAGATCGCCCTGGTCTACACCTTCGTCACCCCGTTACTCAACCCCCTGATTTACACTCTGCGGAACAAGGATGTCAAAGGTGCTCTGAGGAGTGCCATCATCAGTAAAGCAGCCTCTGACACCAGTTGA